Sequence from the Methanobacteriaceae archaeon genome:
AACGTTTTTGAGATTATCTCTTCTCATAGAATATGCTGCTCCGATTATCTGAATCCCTTTAAATTCAATCATATCATTTTCCAGTATATGCACATTTGCAAATTTTAAAGCCTTGAATACATTTTCTATACCTGGATAAGAATCATGATTTCCAGGAGTAAAAAATATTGGCATTTTAAGTTCTTTTAATGGGTAAAAAGTATTTTCATAAATAGCTGAACTTCCATCAGCCAGATCCCCCGTTATTAAAACGGCATAAGGATTAATATCTTTTATTTTACTTACAACTCTTTTTAAAAATCCTGAATTTCTAACTGAACCTATGTGGACATCTGAAAGCTGAACAAGTTTAATAGAGGAATTTAATTTATTAATAGGTATTTTTATGTGCTTCTCGTGTGCATTGTAAGAATTTATTAATGAATAAATAGTGATTATGGAAACTAAACCAATTATAATGGTTCCCGCGACTTCCAATGGAATAGGAATAATTAATCTGATTAGAAAAATCGCGATAATCATCCACACAAAATATAGAGTGATACCCATCCAGGTTGTAGAAAAAAGATAAATTGCTTGAGATAAAAAATTTGATGATTTTTGTTCAACTATCATAGACACTGGGAAAGAAATAGTTGCTAATCCTATGAAAAGGTAAATGTAGTTTAGATTTATGCCCTGGAAAAACGTGGACAAGCTAATAAATACAAAATAGTTCAATGCCAAGTATCCTAAAGAAAGGAATGCTGCAAATGCCGTAAGCTGTAAAATTCTTGACTTTTCCATGATTATTAATCCCATAAATTAATTTATATGAGTTATATGTTTATATGCACCAGATGATTACAACTCAGTGCCAATTAGTATTAATTAACTAATTATTATTAATTTATTTGATTTTGGTGATTTTAATACATTTAATCCAATATTTTTTTAAACAATTGAGCTTTCACTTAAAAGTTTCACTAAGATATAATCATACATTTTTGAACGACTTATCTCCGAAATATCATCTAAATAGTATTTATTTATCTTAACTTGACGTATTTGTTCATGATATTGTTCATAATTTAATTTTACTCTCACCCCATCCAGTTGACTGGTAACAGGAGTAGGCGAATATACATCAGCAATAGCTGGAACCTGATTTTCAATTTCAGTTTTTAGTAGTATTGATGGAACTAAAGGAGGATCTTGAGCCATGTCGCGCCTTTTAGAATCAAGAATATCTTCCACTACTTCCACCAGTTTTCGGAGAGCCCTTATATCTTCACCACGCTTTAATCTACGAGGTATTCGACCCAGATCACTTATATAAGCATCCGCGCCAGGAAGATCTGTAACATCCATTTCAGGAGCACCAGTAACTACAACTGGAATATTTATATCATCAAAAAGATGTGTTTTATCTTTTATACATTGTTCAAAGCTGCCTAATGCAAATACCGCTAAGTCATGTTCTTCAATGAGTCTTTTTTCATCCTCAGATATCCTAGAGATTCCTTTTCCTGCCCCTCGAGCCAGGCCAATCATGTTATCCTTTGCCCCGAAACGCCTTAAATATTCAGATATATCACAAGCCGAATGAGGGAGGTGATGGCGGGCCAGGGTGGGAGATACTATTGCAATTTCGGTACCGGCCATGGGCGCTATTTTAATTGTTCCCATGAGCTCTTTGGCCTTTTCTTTGACTTTTTCCACGTCTTCTAGAGGTACTGCTAAAGTAAGAATTATGTCCATTTGAAGAGTATTTTCCTGGAGTACAAAACCTCCCATATCTTCAATAAGCTCTTTTATTTCTTCATTTTTATGGACTCCACCAGTGTAAGTTAGGGTTTCATACATAATTCTCCCTCCAATAAGTTATATCTCATAGTGGCCCTTTCTAGAGGATTTATGGGAACATCCCCATGTGAAGGAACTTTAATATATTTTACAAAATCAATGTCAGTATTATCGCTTTTAAAGAAATTTTCTGCATTTTTTGAAAGGCCCTGCTGGGCATTACTATGCGAAATTTCTTCATCCTTTTTAATTTGATTTTCCAAATAATCTGGAAAAACTACAAAATCCGGGTTTTCAGCAACTACGTCGAAACCCATGTCTTCTATAATATCTTTAAGAAATTGTGAATAAACTTTGACTTTAATTTTTCTATTATTTTCACTAAGTATTTTTTTCTGTTGAGAATCTGCCCATGGAGAAATTTTAGATATGCTTTTAGACAAATCTGAACTTAAATTTTGATTAGATACGGGGGGATTCAATATTTCTACCGTTTTTAAAACACTTTCATGTATCTGAGAAAATGTATTTAATTTTACCTTTAATGAGTCCATAAAAGTTTCCGTTTCTGATAGAACAACTGCAAAGTCAGCCTGCTCTTTGTCAGGTTCTTTATTAATCATGTACTCATTAATTCCAGCCATTATTAAAATTTCTTCACACATGGGAGTGGTAACAATCTTCATGAGTTCACCCAAATATATAATCAAATCTTATAGAAAAATTATAGTTTTTTTAGCTAATATATTGTTAGATTCATAATATTTAAAGCATCTTTAAGATATATCAAATATGAAAGTCGTGAAAATATGAAAGTTAGTTTAAGCTTAGAAAAATCTAATTCCAATGATTTATCCATAATGGTAGATGTTTTAAGAGCAAGTACTACAATTACAATGGCTTTAAATCATTTTAAAAAAGTTATTCCGGTTGTTGATCACAAAGAAGCTATTAAAATCGCTTCTGAAAAGGAGGCCGTAATTGCAGGTGAACGTAGAGGTGCGACATTAGAGGGATTTGATGCTGGAAATTCACCTATTGAAATTCAAAAACTTAAGGGGGAAACTCTAGTACTTACTACTAGCAATGGAACGCGCATAATGGAAGGAATGAAATCCAAAATTTTGGTAGGGTGTTTTACTAATGCCCAAGCTGTTGCCGCCGCAGCCAAAGAATTGGTCAATGAGGAAATAGAAGTTGTTATGGCTGGTGTAGAAGGTCGTTTTGCCATTGAAGATTTTTTAGGGGCTGGAGAAATAATTTCAAATCTTCAAAATGAAAATTTAGATGAGTATGCTCAGGCCGCAGTTATGGCGGTTCAAGACAAGGATTTAGTGGAATATAATATTTTGAGATCACGTTCGGCACGGAGATTGATTGAAATAGGATTTAAAAAAGATGTTGCGTTTTGCTTGCAACGAAATATTTCAGATAATGTGGCCATATTCCGTGAACATTCACTTGAAAAATACTGATTAATTACTGATTTATTTTTAAATTCTTTTTAGGGAGTTATACTAAATATATTAAAATATGTTTAATATATATTTTATATTAAGTTATTATTATATATTTAATATAACTAATATATGTTATAATAAAAAATAAGTTAATATATATAATATACTATAACAATTTTAAGAATATTTTTTTTGAAATGTTTTTATTTTTAAATGAATATAATAATAATCAATTAAACCCAAAGAATATTTAAATTATAACCAGTATTTGAAAAAGAAGTTTAGTTAGAAATAATATGAATAATACTAAAATAATTATTTTTATTATTAAATTAAAAGTTATCTTATACAATATATAAAGCAGATTAGTATACTGGCTGGCTTAAGTATATTAACCGGCATATTAAATTTATTAAAATTGATAAAAATATTTTGATTTTTATTTATACAATTTAATTTAATTCTTGAAAATCAAAATAATTAATTTAAACTAAATATTACAAGTGAAATTTAATGATACGCGAATGCTTAAAAATAATTGGAACCGCCCACGTTTCTGAAAAAAGTGTGGAAGAAGTTAAAAATGCTATACTGGAAGATAAACCTCAAGTCGTAGCAATAGAACTCGACGCAGGGCGATATCAAAGACTAATGCGGGAAAAGTCAGGTATAGAAGAGAAAACTGACATTTCCGTATCTGATATCATCAAAGGAGATAATATTGGATTATTCCTTATCAGCGGTCTTTTGACGTATATGCAGAAAAAGATTGGTAGTGATTTAGGCGTTAAACCTGGAGCGGAGATGCTGGCCGCCATTGAAGCTGCAGAAGAAGTTGAAGCTAAAATAGCACTTATTGATCGAGATAT
This genomic interval carries:
- the comB gene encoding 2-phosphosulfolactate phosphatase, whose protein sequence is MKVSLSLEKSNSNDLSIMVDVLRASTTITMALNHFKKVIPVVDHKEAIKIASEKEAVIAGERRGATLEGFDAGNSPIEIQKLKGETLVLTTSNGTRIMEGMKSKILVGCFTNAQAVAAAAKELVNEEIEVVMAGVEGRFAIEDFLGAGEIISNLQNENLDEYAQAAVMAVQDKDLVEYNILRSRSARRLIEIGFKKDVAFCLQRNISDNVAIFREHSLEKY
- a CDS encoding methanogenesis marker 7 protein; this encodes MYETLTYTGGVHKNEEIKELIEDMGGFVLQENTLQMDIILTLAVPLEDVEKVKEKAKELMGTIKIAPMAGTEIAIVSPTLARHHLPHSACDISEYLRRFGAKDNMIGLARGAGKGISRISEDEKRLIEEHDLAVFALGSFEQCIKDKTHLFDDINIPVVVTGAPEMDVTDLPGADAYISDLGRIPRRLKRGEDIRALRKLVEVVEDILDSKRRDMAQDPPLVPSILLKTEIENQVPAIADVYSPTPVTSQLDGVRVKLNYEQYHEQIRQVKINKYYLDDISEISRSKMYDYILVKLLSESSIV
- a CDS encoding metallophosphoesterase — protein: MEKSRILQLTAFAAFLSLGYLALNYFVFISLSTFFQGINLNYIYLFIGLATISFPVSMIVEQKSSNFLSQAIYLFSTTWMGITLYFVWMIIAIFLIRLIIPIPLEVAGTIIIGLVSIITIYSLINSYNAHEKHIKIPINKLNSSIKLVQLSDVHIGSVRNSGFLKRVVSKIKDINPYAVLITGDLADGSSAIYENTFYPLKELKMPIFFTPGNHDSYPGIENVFKALKFANVHILENDMIEFKGIQIIGAAYSMRRDNLKNVLNQINLDPDQPTILMYHLPSEWEAARENGVDLQLSGHTHYGQFYPFNLIVKLVFPYLGGLYKKGKDHLYVSAGTGTWGPPMRLGSRNEITIINLIPK